A stretch of Candidatus Woesearchaeota archaeon DNA encodes these proteins:
- a CDS encoding HAD hydrolase-like protein: MENTFIFDLDDTLIYTEYHYRQAEADAMKYIVTYLKEYALSLVQIFDKFEEIEHENIKKLGYSIERFPTSLKDTFGYFCNEAKKYFSEENLDEIEKIGRTAYECPYDLMPDAKDILDFLTMQNDTMLLLTKGDEEHQMNKVIGNELFNWFDRSSITVSKSDKTPELIREILEGKNMERAYSVGNYFRSDILPALGAGIHGIYIPRGTWSHECNGNTMQLIRDAEEKGMLKTLTGILEIRDKYEELFK, translated from the coding sequence ATGGAAAATACGTTCATATTTGACCTGGATGACACTTTGATATACACTGAATACCATTACAGGCAGGCTGAGGCAGATGCAATGAAATACATTGTAACCTACCTTAAGGAGTATGCGCTCAGCCTTGTTCAGATATTTGACAAGTTTGAGGAGATAGAACACGAAAACATAAAAAAACTGGGATACAGCATAGAAAGGTTTCCAACTTCTCTTAAGGATACATTCGGCTATTTCTGCAATGAAGCGAAAAAATATTTCAGTGAAGAGAATCTTGATGAAATTGAAAAAATAGGCAGGACTGCCTATGAATGCCCTTATGACCTTATGCCTGATGCAAAGGATATCCTTGACTTTCTCACAATGCAGAATGACACAATGCTTCTTCTCACAAAAGGCGATGAGGAGCATCAGATGAATAAAGTCATAGGAAATGAGCTTTTCAACTGGTTTGACCGCAGCAGCATAACTGTAAGCAAATCTGACAAAACCCCCGAGCTGATAAGAGAGATTCTTGAGGGAAAAAACATGGAGCGGGCTTATTCTGTTGGAAATTACTTCCGTTCAGACATCCTTCCTGCGCTTGGCGCCGGGATACATGGGATTTACATTCCAAGAGGAACCTGGTCCCATGAATGCAATGGAAACACAATGCAGCTCATACGCGATGCAGAGGAGAAGGGCATGCTGAAAACCTTAACTGGCATTCTTGAAATTAGAGACAAGTATGAGGAATTGTTCAAATAA